A single region of the Oenococcus kitaharae DSM 17330 genome encodes:
- a CDS encoding xanthine phosphoribosyltransferase, with product MKILEEKIKSEGVVLGSDILKVDSFLNHQVDPFLMSQIGQAFADKFSQAGITKVLTIEASGIAPALMTSLQLQVPMVFARKHKSRTLSGNFYTASVYSFTKQTENKIAISKKFINADDRVLIIDDFLANGQAVQGLLDITSQAGATAVGVGIVIEKRFQAGHDLILSKNIPLVSLASIDHFQDGQVVFNNEGAASHVD from the coding sequence ATCAAAATTTTAGAAGAAAAAATCAAATCCGAAGGTGTTGTCCTCGGATCGGACATTTTAAAGGTCGATAGTTTTTTGAACCACCAAGTCGACCCTTTTTTGATGTCTCAAATCGGACAGGCCTTCGCTGACAAATTCAGTCAGGCAGGTATCACAAAAGTGCTGACAATCGAAGCGTCCGGTATTGCACCAGCACTCATGACCAGCCTTCAGCTGCAAGTACCGATGGTATTCGCCCGCAAGCACAAAAGCCGCACCTTAAGCGGCAATTTTTACACTGCTAGTGTTTATTCATTTACAAAGCAGACGGAAAACAAGATTGCCATTTCCAAAAAGTTCATCAATGCGGACGATCGTGTGTTAATCATTGATGATTTTCTGGCAAACGGTCAAGCTGTACAAGGACTGCTTGATATCACCAGCCAAGCCGGCGCGACCGCAGTCGGCGTCGGGATTGTGATCGAAAAACGTTTTCAAGCCGGTCATGATTTGATTCTGTCAAAAAACATTCCGCTTGTTTCACTAGCAAGTATTGATCATTTCCAAGATGGTCAAGTCGTTTTCAATAATGAAGGAGCAGCTTCTCATGTCGATTAA
- a CDS encoding DUF2975 domain-containing protein: protein MKIKSLILKLALLGIAAIVVMAGTLVSIQVFTAEGLHWNFAIVTLLAAIYLAVIFAFRVLYLLFRVVSLIGKNQAFSSSTLPLVTKIKHTILVIAIVFSGIMPFVYQVTQMADAPGLMIMGFSLISLPYAAFVFSQIVEDLFRSAISLKTEHDLTI, encoded by the coding sequence ATGAAAATCAAAAGTTTGATTCTTAAGTTAGCCTTATTGGGGATTGCGGCGATTGTTGTCATGGCTGGAACGTTAGTCTCAATTCAGGTTTTTACAGCTGAAGGTTTGCATTGGAATTTTGCCATCGTCACGCTGCTGGCTGCCATTTATTTAGCCGTGATTTTTGCTTTCAGAGTTCTTTATCTGTTGTTTCGAGTTGTCAGTCTCATTGGCAAAAATCAGGCTTTCTCATCATCGACACTGCCGCTGGTCACAAAGATTAAGCACACTATTTTAGTTATCGCGATTGTCTTTTCGGGGATCATGCCTTTTGTCTATCAAGTCACACAGATGGCTGATGCACCGGGCCTCATGATTATGGGATTTTCACTGATTTCTTTGCCTTATGCGGCTTTTGTCTTTTCACAAATTGTTGAAGATCTTTTTAGGAGCGCGATCAGTTTAAAGACTGAACACGATTTGACTATATGA
- a CDS encoding helix-turn-helix domain-containing protein, giving the protein MTKGEETSIIVNLDIMLAKRKMSVTELSEKIGITMSNISILKNGKAKAIRFETLAAICRVLNCQPGDLLSYGKKEN; this is encoded by the coding sequence ATGACTAAAGGAGAAGAGACATCAATTATTGTTAATTTAGATATCATGCTGGCCAAACGGAAAATGTCCGTCACGGAATTATCGGAAAAAATCGGCATCACGATGTCCAACATTTCGATTTTGAAAAATGGCAAGGCTAAGGCGATCCGTTTTGAGACACTTGCGGCCATTTGCCGCGTCCTGAATTGTCAGCCCGGCGATTTACTGAGCTACGGAAAAAAAGAGAACTAA
- the pxpB gene encoding 5-oxoprolinase subunit PxpB, with amino-acid sequence MADYFFVPVGEQSLNLIFPNLIDVKQNQLIQHIARYLLRPDTDPPGIVDVIPAYHTLTVNFDPALLQADELQDYLDRLIQSKKLEASAPVKHVLLLPVCYDEEFGPDLNSVAAYGHMTVPELIDLHSSLDYFVYMLGFLPGFAYMGTVPDRIAMPRLDQPRAVTAAGSVGIAGQQTGMYPLQSPGGWRLLGRTPVRLYDPKRPAPLYEAGDYIRFQAISRADYNKIRQLDQAGKFQLAQRNEADS; translated from the coding sequence ATGGCGGATTATTTTTTTGTACCGGTTGGTGAACAATCGCTTAATTTAATTTTTCCCAATTTGATCGATGTGAAACAGAATCAATTGATTCAGCACATCGCGAGATATTTGCTGCGGCCTGATACTGACCCGCCTGGCATTGTCGATGTCATTCCCGCTTATCACACTTTGACGGTTAATTTTGATCCGGCTTTGCTGCAGGCTGACGAGCTGCAGGATTATTTGGATCGATTAATTCAGTCAAAAAAATTAGAAGCAAGTGCGCCAGTGAAACACGTTTTGCTTTTACCGGTCTGTTATGACGAAGAATTCGGTCCAGATCTGAACAGTGTTGCTGCATATGGCCATATGACTGTGCCTGAATTAATCGACCTGCATAGCAGCCTTGATTATTTTGTCTATATGCTGGGCTTTCTGCCTGGATTTGCTTATATGGGCACGGTACCGGATCGGATTGCCATGCCGCGTTTGGACCAGCCGCGGGCAGTCACTGCAGCTGGCAGTGTCGGCATTGCTGGTCAGCAGACTGGCATGTATCCTTTGCAGTCTCCTGGTGGCTGGCGTTTGCTGGGGCGGACGCCGGTGAGGCTTTATGATCCTAAACGTCCTGCGCCCCTTTATGAAGCGGGTGACTATATTCGCTTCCAGGCAATTTCACGAGCGGATTATAACAAGATTCGGCAGTTGGATCAGGCCGGGAAGTTCCAGCTGGCGCAAAGAAATGAGGCGGACTCATGA
- a CDS encoding biotin-dependent carboxyltransferase family protein, with protein sequence MIGATVIDKGLSASIQDLGRFRHQIEGFPTSGAIDQAAFCLANGLVNNPVNAAAIEFCLLGPSLKFHCRTFIAITGAVCPVFINAQLAEENQVLEIFENDVLTFGPVTRGRYGYIAFAAGGLLTVPVLDSRSTTLRAGIGGLDRHLLQKGDQLPLNECYQMPSLQSRQYAVDEKKVVTGIRVVKGPQWSLFDPAAQENLVKQTFTVSTQADRMGYRLTEKLLPAAQVSLLSEGTVFGNIQITRNGQPIVLLADRQTTGGYPVIATIIAADFSAFVQMPLGQKFAFTLVDLPKAQQELLVRRQRFKRLLASWQQARYQFPIGPARKAAVKIQALLASENEGD encoded by the coding sequence ATGATCGGCGCGACAGTTATTGATAAGGGCCTTTCAGCATCCATTCAGGATTTAGGCCGTTTCCGCCACCAGATCGAAGGATTTCCGACATCGGGTGCGATTGATCAAGCGGCTTTTTGCTTAGCTAACGGCTTGGTGAACAATCCAGTTAATGCTGCGGCGATTGAATTTTGTCTTTTAGGCCCCAGCTTGAAATTTCATTGTCGGACTTTCATCGCGATCACAGGCGCTGTCTGCCCAGTCTTTATTAATGCCCAGCTGGCCGAAGAAAATCAGGTTCTTGAGATTTTTGAAAACGATGTCTTGACCTTCGGCCCGGTCACAAGGGGTCGATATGGTTACATTGCCTTTGCAGCTGGCGGCCTGTTAACAGTGCCTGTTTTAGATAGCCGCTCGACAACTTTACGAGCTGGTATTGGCGGATTGGATCGGCATCTGCTGCAAAAGGGGGACCAGTTGCCTTTGAATGAATGCTACCAAATGCCCAGTCTGCAGTCACGGCAATATGCAGTTGATGAGAAAAAGGTGGTAACGGGAATCAGAGTCGTCAAAGGGCCGCAGTGGTCCTTGTTTGATCCAGCAGCTCAGGAAAACTTGGTCAAGCAGACTTTTACCGTTTCCACACAAGCTGACCGTATGGGCTATCGGCTGACTGAAAAATTATTGCCGGCCGCACAAGTCAGCCTGCTTTCTGAAGGAACAGTTTTTGGCAATATTCAAATTACGCGAAACGGCCAGCCAATTGTGCTGCTGGCAGATCGTCAAACGACGGGCGGATATCCTGTGATTGCCACGATTATTGCTGCCGATTTTTCAGCTTTTGTGCAGATGCCGCTTGGTCAAAAATTTGCATTCACGCTCGTTGATCTACCAAAAGCGCAGCAGGAGTTATTGGTACGGAGGCAGCGATTTAAACGTTTGCTGGCATCATGGCAGCAGGCACGATATCAGTTTCCGATCGGCCCAGCCCGAAAAGCTGCAGTGAAAATTCAGGCTTTATTAGCATCGGAAAATGAGGGGGATTAG
- a CDS encoding acetyl-CoA carboxylase biotin carboxyl carrier protein: protein MKIAHLKKIIQVFNQSGLNSLEINDYQGQIRLTKESDTHTQTPVVSETTDKSVTPDDTFTIKAPFVGTFYTAPGPDQAAFVKVGDQVTKGQTVAIIEAMKMMNEVKALQDGRINDILVVDGSTVEYDQALFALTKTGDAS from the coding sequence GTGAAAATTGCGCATTTGAAAAAAATCATTCAAGTATTCAATCAGTCCGGCCTCAACAGCCTGGAAATCAATGACTATCAGGGACAGATTCGTCTGACCAAAGAATCGGACACACATACTCAGACGCCGGTCGTGTCGGAAACGACCGATAAGTCGGTAACCCCGGATGATACTTTTACGATTAAAGCACCTTTCGTCGGTACTTTTTATACTGCACCCGGCCCTGATCAAGCAGCTTTTGTGAAAGTCGGCGATCAAGTGACAAAGGGGCAGACTGTCGCGATTATTGAAGCGATGAAAATGATGAATGAGGTAAAAGCCTTGCAAGACGGGCGAATTAACGATATTTTAGTCGTTGATGGCAGTACTGTCGAGTACGACCAAGCATTGTTTGCTTTGACAAAAACAGGTGATGCCTCTTGA
- a CDS encoding acetyl-CoA carboxylase biotin carboxylase subunit, with the protein MKKVLIANRGEIAVRIIRACRLLNIATVAVYSTADRSALHVQLADQAVCIGPADVQHSYLNQASIIAAAEMTGADAIHPGYGFLSENAEFAQACQDAGIKFIGPGAKVIATMGEKSAARKTMIAAGVPVVPGSGNEFTTLAQGTAAAEQIGYPIMLKASAGGGGKGMRVVDSPEVFGRLFALTQSEAEHAFGDNHMYLEKYLAHPRHIEIQIAADQFGNAIAVGERDCTIQQHHQKVLEEAPAIALDEASRQKMFQISVTAAKAIHYEGVGTLEFLFDGPDHFYFMEMNTRIQVEHPITELTSGLDLVDLQLKIADGKPLAITQADVSRRGFALECRVTARTAGKIKLLHLPGGHGIRVDDALYQGYTVPANYDAMIAKIIAFGPDRQSVIREMQMTIDETVIDGIQTNLDFLMQLLAEKDFQANHTDINWLDQLTETS; encoded by the coding sequence TTGAAAAAGGTGCTAATTGCTAATCGAGGCGAAATTGCGGTCAGAATTATCCGTGCCTGCCGTCTGCTGAATATCGCGACTGTCGCTGTCTATTCGACGGCTGATCGGAGTGCTTTGCATGTGCAGCTGGCTGATCAAGCAGTCTGCATCGGGCCGGCTGATGTTCAGCACAGTTATTTGAATCAGGCAAGCATTATCGCGGCCGCTGAAATGACTGGGGCTGACGCGATCCACCCTGGTTATGGTTTTCTCTCGGAAAATGCTGAATTTGCTCAAGCCTGCCAGGATGCCGGCATTAAATTTATCGGACCAGGTGCCAAAGTGATTGCGACGATGGGCGAGAAATCAGCTGCAAGAAAAACGATGATTGCGGCTGGTGTGCCCGTTGTCCCAGGCAGCGGCAATGAATTTACCACGTTAGCGCAGGGGACGGCTGCAGCTGAGCAGATCGGTTATCCGATTATGTTAAAAGCCAGCGCCGGCGGCGGCGGCAAAGGTATGCGTGTCGTCGACAGCCCTGAAGTGTTCGGCCGTTTGTTTGCCTTAACGCAAAGCGAAGCTGAACATGCCTTTGGCGATAATCATATGTATTTGGAAAAATATCTGGCCCATCCACGGCACATTGAAATTCAGATTGCGGCCGATCAATTCGGGAATGCGATTGCCGTTGGCGAGCGGGACTGTACGATTCAGCAGCATCACCAAAAAGTGTTAGAAGAAGCGCCGGCCATTGCTCTTGATGAAGCCAGTCGACAGAAAATGTTTCAGATTTCGGTCACGGCAGCCAAGGCGATTCATTACGAAGGCGTTGGCACCTTGGAATTTCTCTTTGACGGCCCGGATCATTTCTACTTTATGGAAATGAATACGCGGATTCAGGTCGAACATCCAATTACAGAATTGACCAGCGGTCTTGATCTCGTGGATCTGCAGCTAAAAATTGCTGATGGGAAGCCACTGGCTATCACACAGGCAGATGTTTCTCGGCGTGGCTTTGCTTTAGAATGCCGTGTGACTGCTCGGACGGCCGGCAAGATTAAATTGCTGCATTTACCAGGCGGCCATGGTATTCGTGTCGATGATGCCCTGTACCAGGGTTATACGGTGCCGGCTAATTATGATGCCATGATTGCTAAGATCATCGCCTTTGGCCCTGACCGACAGAGCGTGATTCGGGAAATGCAGATGACCATTGATGAAACAGTCATTGACGGTATTCAGACGAATTTAGATTTTTTGATGCAGCTACTAGCTGAAAAGGATTTCCAGGCTAATCACACTGATATTAATTGGCTTGATCAGCTGACAGAAACAAGTTAG
- a CDS encoding putative hydro-lyase, translating into METSEDLTQLTPVALRHLIRSGNFSGQTSGLAAGYTQANLVILPKDLAYDFLLFTQRNPRPCPVLEVSDTGSRKLHQMATDIDLANDFPKYWIYRHGQLDEEVTSVESFWRPDFVSFLIGCSFSFESELIAAGIEVRNITEKVNVPMYNTTIPLQSAGPFHGNMVVSMRPIPEDQVIKAVQVTAAMPKVHGAPIQIGNPAHIGIHDLAHPDYGDPVTIKDGELPVFWPCGVTPQNVIMQVKPDFVITHAPGHMLVTDVKNTSLKYA; encoded by the coding sequence ATGGAAACAAGTGAAGATTTAACACAGTTAACGCCAGTCGCATTACGACATTTGATTCGGTCCGGCAATTTTTCCGGCCAGACGAGCGGACTGGCAGCAGGATATACACAAGCAAATCTTGTGATCCTGCCGAAAGATTTGGCTTATGACTTTTTACTGTTTACACAACGGAATCCGCGTCCCTGTCCAGTCTTGGAAGTCAGCGACACGGGTAGCCGCAAACTTCATCAAATGGCTACGGACATTGATTTAGCCAATGATTTTCCGAAATACTGGATTTATCGTCATGGCCAGCTAGATGAAGAAGTAACTTCAGTTGAAAGTTTTTGGCGGCCGGATTTTGTCAGCTTTTTAATTGGCTGCAGTTTTTCTTTTGAATCAGAATTAATTGCTGCCGGTATTGAGGTTCGAAATATCACGGAAAAAGTCAATGTTCCCATGTACAATACGACAATCCCTTTGCAATCAGCAGGGCCTTTTCACGGCAACATGGTCGTCAGCATGCGCCCGATTCCAGAAGATCAGGTGATTAAAGCCGTGCAAGTAACAGCAGCCATGCCTAAAGTCCATGGTGCACCGATTCAAATTGGCAACCCGGCTCATATCGGTATTCATGATTTGGCACATCCAGATTATGGTGATCCGGTCACGATTAAAGATGGCGAACTGCCGGTCTTTTGGCCATGTGGGGTGACACCTCAAAATGTGATTATGCAGGTCAAACCGGATTTCGTGATTACTCACGCCCCGGGTCATATGCTGGTTACCGATGTTAAAAATACGAGCTTGAAATATGCATAA
- a CDS encoding LamB/YcsF family protein yields the protein MQSIDLNSDLGESFGRYSLGNDDQIIKLVSSVNVACGFHAGDPDVMAQTVAKAQVSGTAIGAHPSYPDRQGFGRRFMAMTPDEVKHLVIYQIGALKAFTKNGCLHHVKPHGALYNRAAKDHELALAICQGIQSVDPRLPIYGLAGSQLIKAAQEIGLPYAQEAFADRNYEADGSLVARSHENAVITDPDLIAKRVLKLIQTESLQTIDGSILNLKADSICVHGDNKAALEIVEKIRSVLSEANIQIKSF from the coding sequence ATGCAATCAATCGATCTTAATAGTGATTTAGGCGAAAGTTTTGGCCGTTATTCTTTGGGAAACGACGATCAAATCATCAAACTGGTTTCTTCTGTCAATGTTGCTTGTGGCTTTCATGCTGGTGATCCTGATGTGATGGCCCAAACAGTTGCAAAAGCACAAGTGTCCGGGACCGCAATTGGAGCTCATCCTTCTTATCCGGACCGTCAGGGATTTGGCCGTCGTTTTATGGCAATGACACCCGATGAAGTCAAACATCTTGTGATTTATCAGATTGGTGCTTTAAAGGCTTTTACAAAAAACGGCTGCCTGCATCACGTCAAACCGCACGGTGCTCTGTATAATCGAGCTGCCAAAGATCACGAGCTGGCTTTAGCAATTTGCCAAGGCATTCAATCAGTTGATCCTAGGCTGCCGATTTATGGTTTGGCTGGCAGCCAATTGATTAAAGCAGCACAAGAAATCGGCCTGCCTTATGCCCAAGAAGCATTCGCCGACCGCAATTATGAAGCGGATGGCAGTCTTGTAGCGAGAAGCCACGAAAATGCCGTGATTACAGACCCGGACTTGATTGCAAAACGTGTTTTAAAACTGATTCAAACCGAGTCGCTTCAAACGATTGACGGCAGTATCTTAAATTTAAAAGCTGATTCAATCTGTGTTCACGGCGACAATAAAGCCGCTCTGGAAATTGTGGAGAAAATCCGGAGCGTTTTGTCTGAAGCAAATATTCAAATTAAATCTTTTTAA
- a CDS encoding NRAMP family divalent metal transporter, which yields MADKEETGTVKVSADQPQTMKHSARSIAMGAAFLMAMAAVGPGFLTQTATFTGQMGANFGFAILVCIIVDIIVQMNIWRIIVVSGKRAQVIANEVLPGLGYLLSFLVALGGLFFNIGNIGGAGLGLNVLFGISPENGAVIAAAVAIGIFVVKNALTVMDRTVQLLAIVKIGILIYIISVMAVPYQSAIQHTFVPTQLSFYAIVTIVGGTVGGYISFAGGHRLLEGGLKGKENIKYVNEGALTGIGIASAIRVMLFLAGLSVVVLGDKLDPTNPAASIFRYAAGNFGYRFFGLLLLAAGMTSTLGSTFTSTSFLDYAVSSKGQSKYNQYRKWIIIGFIVVSTAIFYFIGSPAQVLVVVGTLNGFILPIALAILLLASTKEKIIGDYHHPRLLIYTGWLVVIFMAYASINTLIGLF from the coding sequence ATGGCAGATAAAGAGGAAACAGGGACGGTCAAAGTGAGTGCTGACCAGCCCCAAACTATGAAACATTCAGCAAGATCAATCGCTATGGGCGCCGCTTTCTTAATGGCGATGGCGGCTGTCGGACCGGGATTTTTGACGCAGACGGCCACTTTTACGGGCCAGATGGGTGCTAATTTCGGATTCGCGATTTTGGTCTGCATTATTGTTGATATTATTGTTCAGATGAATATCTGGCGCATTATCGTCGTTAGCGGCAAGCGCGCCCAAGTGATCGCAAACGAAGTCCTGCCCGGGCTGGGTTACCTTTTATCATTTCTTGTTGCACTTGGCGGTTTGTTTTTCAACATTGGCAATATCGGTGGTGCCGGACTAGGGCTGAATGTCTTATTTGGTATTTCACCGGAAAACGGTGCCGTGATCGCAGCGGCCGTGGCGATCGGTATTTTCGTTGTTAAAAACGCACTGACCGTCATGGATCGCACGGTGCAATTATTGGCTATCGTTAAAATCGGTATCTTGATTTACATCATTTCTGTTATGGCAGTCCCGTACCAATCAGCAATTCAGCACACTTTTGTTCCGACACAGTTAAGTTTTTACGCGATTGTCACGATCGTCGGCGGCACAGTCGGCGGTTATATTTCATTTGCTGGCGGCCATCGTCTGCTTGAAGGCGGCCTAAAAGGCAAGGAAAACATTAAATATGTTAACGAAGGCGCTCTAACCGGTATTGGAATTGCTTCGGCTATTCGTGTGATGCTTTTCTTAGCCGGCTTATCGGTCGTTGTTTTAGGCGACAAACTGGATCCGACCAACCCAGCTGCTTCAATTTTCAGATACGCGGCCGGTAATTTTGGCTACCGTTTCTTCGGACTACTGCTTCTGGCAGCTGGCATGACCTCGACATTGGGTTCGACTTTTACGTCAACTTCATTTCTTGATTATGCCGTCAGCAGCAAAGGGCAGAGCAAATATAATCAGTATCGCAAATGGATCATCATTGGCTTTATTGTCGTTTCAACGGCTATTTTCTACTTTATCGGCAGCCCGGCACAAGTTCTCGTGGTTGTCGGTACATTGAATGGTTTTATTCTGCCAATTGCTTTGGCGATTTTGCTGCTGGCCTCGACCAAGGAAAAAATTATCGGTGATTATCACCATCCTCGGCTTTTAATTTATACCGGTTGGCTGGTCGTCATTTTTATGGCTTATGCCAGCATCAATACCTTAATCGGATTGTTCTAA
- a CDS encoding LacI family DNA-binding transcriptional regulator, translating into MVNNRNNSEHVFTIKEVAQLAGVSSATISRFINGKMNRMSKETAAKIADIIDQTGFVVNATARQLSTHNSQLVAVVAADIDDYFSTEFFKGASSVLEQNQLTAILFDSNSDKKRELTNLKIINHQVFDGLIIQPLINEQSELRQEIRQGLKTIIVDRDLHTQDWTMVTTNNYSISQQTAAYFRQQQFDDCIVISEAVTGTSTREDRSAGIRTVFPNASLIEIDNSRPFIKENEKKALAMIEKNRAAKRKTLFFFLKERLLLAFFPTFMHHDLLSAPDIAITAFSDTAIVKRLLPDSKLIKQDPFLMGATAAEILADRINNQQTPNISSNQIVIPAKLQ; encoded by the coding sequence ATGGTAAATAATAGGAATAATTCAGAACATGTTTTCACAATCAAAGAGGTCGCACAATTGGCCGGTGTCTCCAGCGCGACAATTTCCCGCTTTATCAACGGCAAAATGAACCGTATGTCCAAAGAAACGGCCGCCAAAATTGCCGACATTATTGATCAGACCGGCTTTGTCGTGAATGCAACCGCGCGCCAGCTAAGTACACATAACAGCCAGCTGGTCGCTGTTGTCGCTGCGGATATTGACGATTACTTTTCGACAGAATTTTTTAAGGGCGCCAGTTCAGTCTTGGAACAGAATCAACTGACTGCAATTTTGTTTGATTCAAATTCAGATAAGAAAAGGGAACTGACCAATCTCAAAATCATTAATCATCAGGTGTTTGACGGCTTAATTATTCAGCCCTTAATTAACGAGCAATCCGAATTAAGACAGGAAATCAGGCAGGGATTAAAGACAATCATTGTCGACCGGGATCTGCATACACAAGATTGGACGATGGTCACCACCAATAACTACAGTATTTCTCAGCAGACAGCTGCCTATTTTCGTCAGCAGCAGTTTGATGATTGTATCGTGATTTCTGAAGCGGTTACCGGTACATCGACGCGTGAAGACCGCTCGGCCGGCATTCGTACTGTTTTCCCAAATGCTTCGCTGATAGAAATTGATAATTCACGGCCTTTTATCAAGGAGAACGAAAAGAAAGCACTGGCCATGATTGAAAAAAATCGTGCTGCCAAACGCAAAACGCTGTTCTTCTTCTTGAAGGAGCGTCTCTTGCTGGCTTTTTTCCCAACTTTTATGCATCACGACCTGCTTTCAGCCCCAGATATCGCGATCACGGCCTTTTCCGATACTGCGATTGTCAAACGGCTGCTGCCTGACTCAAAACTGATCAAACAAGATCCATTTTTGATGGGTGCGACGGCTGCTGAAATACTTGCCGATCGGATTAACAATCAGCAGACGCCAAATATTTCGTCCAATCAGATCGTGATTCCGGCCAAATTGCAATAA
- a CDS encoding acyltransferase family protein, producing MPDNRSKRKYLYGVDLMRLLFIVGVLTIHTSTQFTFKFSIGSAPFLLLSAFHMPMHFTRMGFMFVSGLVLFLNSYRRPMHLLSFWKRRYFWVLIPYFFWNIFYHFLAHYPEKILTSNWWLQYWHLLIHGSGYYMYFLLIMLQLYLLYPLLRLLLKKTEGKHLQVFFYAFAIEILITVFTKFVMPHLSTSNWPYLLQSYGMFVLTYEGYFIAGALAGIHYEAVEKWIVANIKKIFIAALIGIPVIFAYYFYNVNLLHLSYSKAYEVHQPLIVVYAFIIIANIFYVGHLYDQLVISNKHPKFVAFISKAQKIAFGLYLSQTVALTILDLILEQVTTNSAWLWLIWPVATLAVIAFSGLLCWTIYNTPVAHYVIGRPLNQRNKWKSTSHN from the coding sequence ATGCCTGACAATCGTAGCAAACGTAAATATTTATATGGCGTGGACTTGATGCGGCTGCTGTTTATCGTCGGTGTCCTGACCATCCATACTTCGACACAATTCACTTTTAAATTCTCCATCGGCTCTGCGCCGTTTCTGCTTCTCAGTGCTTTTCACATGCCTATGCATTTCACTCGCATGGGTTTCATGTTCGTCTCAGGCTTGGTCTTATTTCTCAATTCCTATCGCCGGCCGATGCATCTTTTGAGTTTTTGGAAACGACGCTATTTTTGGGTGCTGATTCCTTATTTTTTTTGGAACATTTTTTACCATTTTCTTGCCCACTATCCTGAAAAAATCCTGACTTCAAATTGGTGGCTGCAATATTGGCATCTGTTAATTCACGGAAGTGGTTATTATATGTACTTTTTGCTGATTATGCTGCAGTTGTATCTGCTTTATCCCTTGCTGAGACTGCTCTTGAAAAAGACTGAGGGTAAGCATCTGCAAGTCTTTTTTTATGCCTTTGCCATCGAAATTCTGATTACCGTTTTTACAAAATTTGTCATGCCTCATTTATCGACGAGCAACTGGCCGTATCTGCTGCAAAGTTATGGCATGTTCGTCCTCACGTATGAAGGCTATTTTATCGCCGGTGCCTTAGCTGGTATCCATTATGAAGCCGTCGAAAAGTGGATTGTGGCAAACATTAAAAAGATTTTTATTGCGGCTCTGATCGGTATTCCGGTCATTTTTGCTTATTATTTTTACAACGTGAATCTGCTGCATCTCAGCTACAGCAAGGCTTATGAAGTACACCAGCCCTTGATTGTCGTGTACGCTTTTATCATTATTGCCAACATCTTTTATGTCGGTCATTTGTACGATCAATTAGTCATCAGCAACAAGCATCCCAAGTTTGTTGCCTTTATTTCCAAGGCACAGAAAATAGCTTTTGGCTTGTATCTGAGCCAGACCGTCGCCTTGACGATTCTGGATTTGATACTGGAACAGGTCACGACCAATTCAGCTTGGCTTTGGCTGATTTGGCCAGTGGCAACACTAGCAGTCATTGCTTTTAGCGGTCTTCTATGCTGGACAATCTATAACACGCCGGTAGCTCATTATGTTATCGGGAGACCATTAAATCAGAGGAATAAATGGAAAAGTACCAGTCACAATTAG